In one window of Gemmatimonadaceae bacterium DNA:
- a CDS encoding dienelactone hydrolase family protein has protein sequence MLGSLAAAPWLAGTAGRYASGRGGDVLVPDSGAQDTPPLAPGTPMSPERMALIEAFKQHAADVDAGFEARTHTGAWAMPYRLFQPAASGRHPLVIYLHGSGGLGTDNQKQMATGNIFGTRVWALPEHQRQFPCFVLAPQTDRGWANYGEPAPGDSVARVVDGVGDGVATALLIIDQLLSELPIDARRVYVTGQSMGGLGVWNMLAHRPAFFAAAVPCCGSAGPERVSTLANVPIWNFHGDADKTVPVAVSRERMAALRAAGGRPLHTEYAGVGHNAWEWAYTEPALLPWMFARVRR, from the coding sequence ATGCTCGGTTCGCTCGCCGCCGCGCCGTGGCTGGCGGGCACGGCCGGTCGCTACGCAAGTGGTCGCGGCGGCGACGTTCTCGTGCCGGACAGCGGAGCGCAGGACACGCCACCGCTGGCCCCGGGCACGCCGATGTCGCCCGAACGCATGGCCTTGATTGAGGCGTTCAAGCAGCACGCAGCCGACGTCGATGCGGGTTTCGAAGCACGCACGCATACCGGTGCGTGGGCCATGCCGTATCGACTCTTTCAACCGGCGGCCTCCGGTCGGCATCCGTTGGTGATCTACCTGCACGGCAGCGGCGGATTGGGCACGGACAATCAGAAGCAGATGGCCACGGGAAACATCTTTGGGACCCGCGTGTGGGCGCTGCCCGAGCATCAGCGACAGTTTCCGTGTTTCGTGCTCGCCCCGCAAACCGATCGTGGTTGGGCGAATTACGGCGAGCCGGCGCCCGGCGATTCGGTGGCGCGCGTCGTCGACGGTGTGGGGGATGGCGTCGCCACGGCATTGCTCATCATCGACCAACTCCTGTCGGAACTCCCGATCGATGCGCGTCGCGTGTACGTGACCGGACAGTCCATGGGCGGGCTCGGTGTGTGGAACATGTTGGCGCACCGACCGGCCTTCTTTGCGGCAGCGGTCCCGTGTTGTGGGAGCGCGGGGCCCGAGCGGGTGTCGACACTCGCCAACGTGCCAATCTGGAATTTTCACGGTGACGCGGACAAGACCGTGCCGGTGGCCGTCTCGCGCGAGCGAATGGCGGCGCTGCGCGCGGCCGGAGGCCGTCCGCTGCACACCGAGTATGCCGGCGTCGGACACAACGCGTGGGAGTGGGCGTACACGGAACCGGCGCTGTTGCCGTGGATGTTCGCGCGCGTGCGGCGCTGA
- a CDS encoding SRPBCC domain-containing protein yields the protein MDARIEGKPAAEKNRTTVERQSDREVVVTRTINGPAHIVFEAFSKAELLRRWWVPKSMGMTLLSCEVDARVGGTYRLEFDVGGPEPVAFFGTYVDVTPSSRLSWTNDEGGEGGSVTTVTFEEKGGQTLVVLRESYPSKEALDAAGTGAADALFETFDQLDELLVSLGEGSGP from the coding sequence ATGGACGCAAGAATCGAAGGTAAGCCCGCCGCCGAGAAGAACCGCACCACGGTGGAACGGCAGTCGGACCGCGAGGTCGTTGTCACGCGGACCATCAACGGCCCCGCGCACATCGTGTTCGAGGCATTTTCCAAGGCCGAGCTGCTCAGGCGTTGGTGGGTGCCTAAGTCAATGGGAATGACCCTGCTGTCGTGCGAGGTGGATGCTCGTGTCGGAGGCACGTACCGATTGGAATTCGACGTCGGTGGCCCCGAGCCTGTCGCGTTCTTCGGCACGTACGTCGACGTGACGCCGTCGTCGCGCCTCTCGTGGACCAATGACGAAGGTGGCGAGGGCGGATCGGTGACCACGGTGACCTTCGAGGAAAAGGGCGGCCAGACGCTGGTGGTCCTGCGCGAGAGCTATCCATCGAAGGAAGCGCTCGACGCTGCCGGCACGGGTGCAGCCGATGCACTGTTCGAGACGTTCGATCAGCTGGACGAGCTTCTCGTATCTCTGGGTGAGGGCTCGGGACCGTAA
- a CDS encoding helix-turn-helix transcriptional regulator translates to MVKYVQVRLDTSFAALSDATRRGVLEQLRRSDASITDLARKFHITLAGMMKHVGVLEQAGLVTTEKVGRVRNCKLGTHRLKEETAWLERHRQLWDARFDELDHVVEELNRKERIDGRKNRR, encoded by the coding sequence ATGGTGAAGTATGTGCAGGTCCGCCTCGATACCTCGTTCGCCGCGCTCTCCGACGCCACCCGACGCGGCGTTCTGGAGCAGCTCCGACGTTCAGACGCTTCGATCACGGACCTTGCCCGGAAGTTCCACATCACCCTCGCGGGCATGATGAAGCACGTCGGCGTCCTGGAGCAGGCCGGGCTCGTCACCACGGAGAAGGTCGGGCGCGTGCGGAACTGCAAGCTCGGCACGCATCGATTGAAGGAAGAGACGGCATGGCTTGAGAGGCACCGCCAGCTCTGGGACGCACGGTTCGACGAGTTGGACCACGTGGTCGAGGAACTCAACCGGAAGGAGAGAATCGATGGACGCAAGAATCGAAGGTAA
- a CDS encoding Ig-like domain-containing protein — MPDRSWLIDHLEFSDSVTTVLPGIGTRLSVKALSATGSEIPIRAPVVWSSSDTMVAIIDSTGEVRVRAPGEVAVTATLADWRKATKRIKVVGQGAHQRS, encoded by the coding sequence ATGCCGGATCGTTCGTGGTTGATCGACCATCTGGAGTTCAGCGACTCGGTGACAACGGTCCTGCCCGGCATTGGGACGCGACTGTCGGTGAAAGCATTGAGCGCCACAGGCTCCGAGATACCGATTCGCGCGCCGGTCGTATGGAGCTCGAGCGACACGATGGTCGCCATCATCGACTCCACCGGTGAAGTGCGTGTCCGCGCGCCGGGTGAGGTGGCGGTTACCGCCACGCTCGCCGACTGGCGCAAGGCCACCAAGCGCATCAAAGTGGTTGGGCAAGGCGCCCATCAACGTTCTTGA
- a CDS encoding PD40 domain-containing protein produces the protein MLGWLPDGSALVGQTMRWSPATDGNYDIAVFDTATGAARQITRGPAQDIDPQVSPDGTRVAFIRGSMVDPPQLCITTIDGQHEPECRLIGGQPIATLLGWTGLDELALTTVPTGVGSPGRPGWMAWSACATWSCRWTPRQGTAGRRSWPRA, from the coding sequence GTGCTGGGCTGGCTTCCCGACGGCTCGGCGCTTGTCGGACAGACCATGCGCTGGTCTCCGGCCACGGATGGGAACTACGACATTGCCGTCTTCGACACGGCCACTGGGGCCGCGCGACAGATCACCCGTGGCCCGGCGCAAGACATCGATCCCCAAGTCTCTCCCGACGGAACCCGGGTCGCCTTCATCCGGGGCTCGATGGTCGATCCCCCGCAGCTCTGCATTACCACGATCGACGGACAGCATGAGCCCGAGTGTCGCCTGATCGGCGGGCAGCCGATCGCCACGTTGCTCGGCTGGACCGGCCTCGATGAACTCGCCCTCACCACAGTCCCGACCGGCGTTGGGTCGCCGGGTCGGCCCGGCTGGATGGCATGGTCGGCTTGCGCGACATGGTCCTGCCGCTGGACGCCCCGGCAAGGCACGGCCGGTCGCCGGAGCTGGCCACGCGCCTGA
- a CDS encoding AAA family ATPase, translated as MERAVAGSRQRVETGAHSPQQTPDSSQMGSMAPSPSTSFTPLTLRTLGDAGVYHEDAPLPLLGPGKPFALLVYLALTPGRRTSREFLLDLLWADLDPERARRALRQTLFHLRRLLGEEALTGTEELTLTGAIDTDRDRFLRELERGDPQTAVALYGGNFLPAFGVPGGASFEHWADLERDRLQTAFLRSADILVRRLLNESHFKEAQRLARRIRELVPENERAWRLVLETTVAGQDLVAAAVEAKALEGWAEREEIALESSTRLLLARARGLAPSREGGANGSELIAELTGREREFSTITSAWEGCRNGRARHLHLTAPAGFGKSRLLRDACSRLAASGARVVRVQGTPGDREVPYAFAADLAWAIATLPGSAGVAPSSAATLVALNPALSSQFAALADTAQGEEALRRRLHAMADLVQSVAHEQPFVLAIDDLHWIDRLSYRILEGLFSRFDTAHLLCLTAARPERIPAAEGCVTLRLAALSREQISSLVSALGSLPEQEPWSAHFIAGLQQATGARPARHGNPSVSPSIRGVLTLDHNEWRCLGAGVAAVAPPGGRSAPRAGAGAATGAAMAARAALHGWHVDRQRIARAGRRIFSGGDCRSPRSTRASGVGHQRRGTMEHRARRNRRSVSSGADRRAAACGPPLHRRIPRGHGRRGCRYPAAGGTPFSDRRRRQHGAAAAPSLCARGP; from the coding sequence TTGGAGCGGGCCGTGGCGGGCTCTCGTCAGCGGGTCGAAACGGGGGCACATTCGCCGCAGCAAACACCCGACAGTTCTCAAATGGGCTCTATGGCGCCTTCACCGTCGACGTCCTTCACACCGCTGACCCTGCGGACGCTCGGCGATGCCGGGGTCTACCATGAAGACGCGCCCCTGCCACTCCTCGGCCCAGGCAAGCCGTTTGCCCTCCTGGTCTACCTGGCACTTACCCCTGGACGGCGGACGTCCAGGGAGTTCCTCCTCGACCTCCTTTGGGCCGACCTCGATCCCGAGCGGGCCCGGCGCGCCCTGAGGCAGACGCTTTTCCATCTCCGCCGGCTCCTCGGTGAGGAAGCGCTTACCGGCACCGAAGAACTAACTCTCACCGGGGCGATCGATACCGATCGCGACCGCTTCCTCCGTGAACTGGAGCGGGGCGACCCCCAGACCGCGGTGGCCCTCTACGGGGGCAACTTCCTCCCCGCCTTCGGTGTGCCGGGTGGGGCATCGTTCGAACACTGGGCCGACCTCGAGCGCGACCGCCTGCAGACGGCGTTTCTCCGGAGCGCCGACATCCTGGTGCGACGACTGCTGAACGAATCGCACTTCAAGGAGGCACAGCGACTGGCGCGTCGCATTCGGGAGCTCGTCCCTGAAAACGAAAGGGCATGGCGGCTGGTATTGGAAACGACGGTCGCGGGGCAGGACCTCGTCGCGGCGGCCGTCGAAGCGAAGGCACTCGAGGGGTGGGCCGAACGTGAGGAGATTGCCCTGGAATCGTCGACCCGACTCCTCTTGGCTCGGGCGCGGGGGCTCGCGCCGAGCCGGGAAGGCGGCGCCAATGGCAGCGAACTGATCGCCGAGCTGACCGGCCGCGAGCGGGAATTCTCGACGATCACGTCGGCATGGGAGGGATGTCGGAACGGACGGGCACGACATCTCCACCTCACCGCACCCGCCGGATTCGGCAAGTCACGCCTGCTGCGCGATGCCTGCAGTCGGCTGGCCGCCTCCGGCGCGCGGGTGGTGCGCGTGCAGGGGACGCCAGGGGATCGCGAGGTGCCCTATGCGTTCGCCGCGGATCTGGCCTGGGCGATCGCCACCCTGCCGGGTTCGGCCGGAGTGGCGCCCTCGTCCGCAGCGACGCTCGTCGCCCTCAACCCTGCACTCTCCTCACAATTTGCCGCCCTCGCCGACACCGCGCAGGGAGAAGAAGCGCTACGCCGTCGCCTCCACGCGATGGCGGACCTGGTGCAGTCCGTCGCGCACGAACAGCCATTCGTCCTCGCCATCGACGACTTACACTGGATCGACCGGCTGTCCTATCGCATCCTCGAAGGGCTGTTCAGTCGATTCGACACGGCGCATCTGCTGTGCCTTACCGCCGCCCGCCCTGAACGAATTCCGGCGGCAGAGGGATGCGTCACGTTGCGGCTCGCGGCACTGAGCCGCGAACAGATCTCCAGCCTGGTGTCGGCCCTCGGATCGTTGCCGGAACAGGAACCATGGAGCGCTCACTTCATCGCCGGCCTGCAACAGGCGACCGGGGCTCGCCCTGCTCGTCATGGAAACCCCTCCGTTTCGCCATCGATCAGGGGTGTGCTCACGCTCGACCACAATGAGTGGCGCTGCCTCGGCGCAGGAGTGGCTGCAGTCGCTCCTCCAGGCGGGCGAAGCGCTCCGCGAGCGGGTGCGGGCGCTGCCACCGGCGCAGCTATGGCTGCTCGCGCTGCTCTCCACGGCTGGCACGTCGATCGACAGCGAATCGCTCGCGCTGGCCGCCGGATTTTCTCCGGCGGAGATTGCCGATCACCTCGCTCCACTCGAGCATCAGGGGTTGGTCACCAACGCCGGGGGACGATGGAGCACCGCGCACGACGAAATCGCCGCAGCGTCTCGAGCGGCGCTGACCGTCGAGCAGCAGCGTGCGGCCCACCGCTCCATCGGCGAATACCACGCGGGCACGGACGTCGCGGATGCCGATACCCTGCTGCGGGCGGCACGCCATTTTCTGATCGCCGGCGACGACAGCACGGTGCAGCAGCTGCACCGTCGCTTTGCGCGCGCGGCCCGTGA